The region ATCTCCTCGTAGACCGGGACGGCGTGGTGCACGTCCGTCTGGGTCATCGGCATGTCCTCGACCCGTTTGCCGTCGACCTCGTAGGCCACGCAGATCGGCACGTTGTCCAGCCCGGACAGCACGTCGAGCTTGGTGAGGAAGAAGTCCGTGATGCCGTTGACGCGGGCGGCGTAGCGGCCGACGACGGCGTCGAACCAGCCGCAGCGGCGCGGACGTCCGGTGGTGACGCCGACCTCGCCGCCGGCCTTGCGCAGGTGCTCGCCCATGGCGTCGAGCAGCTCGGTCGGGAACGGACCCGAGCCGACGCGCGTCGTGTAGGCCTTGAGGATGCCGATGACCCGCTCGATGCGGTTCGGCCCGATTCCGGAGCCGACGGCCGCGCCGCCCGCCGTCGGGTTCGAGCTGGTCACGAACGGGTAGGTGCCGTGGTCGACGTCCAGCAGGGTGCCCTGCGAGCCCTCCAGCAGGATGGTCTCGCCGGCCTCGAGCGCCTTGTTCAGCAGCAGCCGGGTGTCCGCGATGCGGTGGGTGAAGCCCTGCGCCTGGGTGAGGACGGTGTCCACGACCTCGTCGACGTCCAGCGCGCGCCGGTTGTAGACCTTCACCAGCACCTGGTTCTTGAACGCCAGGGCCGCCTCGACCTTCTGGTGCAGGATCTTCTCGTCCAGCACGTCCGCCACGCGGACGCCGACGCGGGCGACCTTGTCCTGGTAGGCCGGGCCGATCCCGCGACCGGTGGTGCCGATCTTCGCCTTGCCGAGGAAGCGTTCGGTCACCTTGTCGATGGCGATGTGGTACGGCATGATCAGATGCGCGTCCGCGCTGATCAGCAGGCCGCTGGTGTCGACGTCGCGGGCCTCGAGGCCCGCGAGCTCCTCCAGCAGGACTCCCGGGTCGACCACCACCCCGTTGCCGATCACGTTCTTGGCGCCCGGTGTGAGGATGCCCGAGGGGATGAGGTGGAGCGCGAAGTCCTGGCCGTCCGGGAGGACGACCGTGTGGCCGGCGTTGTTGCCGCCCTGGTAGCGCACCACCCATTGGACCTGGCCGCCGAGGATGTCGGTGGCCTTGCCCTTGCCCTCGTCGCCCCACTGGGCGCCGATCAGCACGATCGCCGGCATGTGACACTCCAAGTCCTGGCTAGCGGGGAGGATGACCGATCACGTGGCTTCGATCGATCAGGAACTGGTGCTGCTGACCTGCGCACGCAGGATCCGGCCCCGTTTCCCGCATTACGGTAGCCGCCCGGCCGCCGGTCCCGGACGGGTCCCCGCGGTCCTGGCCGGAGTTCCGGCCGTCGCGGTGCCCGCGAGGCCGGGCAAGGGTGACCTCGATCCGCTGTTGAAGGACGCGCCGCCGCGGCGGCTGATCGTGCTCGGCGAGGACGCGGATCTGGGATCCGTGCTGGTCAGACTGTTGCGACGGGAGCTGCTGGAGAAGGTCGAGGTGGCCTACGTGCCCGTCTCCCGGCGCTCCGCGGCGGCGGCCGCCTGGGGCCTGCCGAAGGACACCGGGCAGGCCGCCGCACTCGCGCTCGACGGCAAGGCGTCCCCGGTGCCCCTGATCCGGGACGACGTGGGCGGCGTCCTGGTCGGCCGCGGCGAGATCGGCCGGTTCCGGGGCGAGGCCTACTGCGACGACGAGCTGGTCGCCCGCGGGACGGTGCGCCGGCTGCGTGCGGCACCGGGCCCGGACGGCGTCTCGTCGATCGCGGCGAGCGGGGTGAAGGCGGCCACCGGTCGGGCCCTGCAGGTCGGGTGCGTCGAGGCGTCCGTGCTGGTCGACGGCGTGGCGCATCCCCGCACGGTGACCCGCTGGACCTGGTACCGGCACACGTCGGACTGGCTGCTCGTCCGGTGACGACGAGGTCACCGTCGGTGACCTCATCTCTGTCCGGCGAAACCTGCGCGGAATCTGTGAGCAACAAGCGGGCCGTAGAACTGTCGCCATGCACCTGAGCCCCCAGGGGCGGGACAAGCTGCTCGTCCACGTCGCGGCGGACGTGGCCCGAGCCCGCAAGGCCCGCGGCCTGCGCCTCAACCACCCGGAGGCGGTGGCCCTGATCACCGATCACGTCCTGGAGGGCGCGTGGGACGGCCGCACCGTCGTCGAGCTGATGAGCAGCGGCCGAGAGGTCCTGGGCCGTGCCGACGTCATGGACGGCATCCCCCAGATGCTGGACTCGGTGCAGGTCGAGGCCACGTTCCCGGACGGTACGAAGCTCGTCACCGTCCACTCCCCGATCGTCTGATGGCCGGCGGTGGCGGTACCCCGGACGGCTGGGCCCCCGGGCAGATCATCCCGGGCGGCGAGCCCGTCGAGCTCAACCCCGGACGCGAGCGGACCACGCTCGTCGTCTCCAACAAGGCGGACCGGCCCGTCCAGGTCGGCTCGCACTTCCACTTCGCCGCGGTCAACCCGGGCCTCGCGTTCGACCGCGAGGCCGCCTGGGGCACGCACCTCGACATCCCGGCGGGCACCTCGGTGCGGTTCGAGCCGGGCGTCGAGAAGGAGGTCACGCTCGTGCCGCTGGCCGGCGCGCGTGTGGTCCCCGGCCTGCGGGTCGAGTACTCCGGTGAGCTGGACGAGCGGGGCCCCGAGCCGACCGAGAGGACCTACGGCTCATGACGAGCGTCGAGCGCGGCCGGTACGCGGACCTCTTCGGCCCGACGACCGGCGACCGCATCCGTCTCGCGGACACCGACCTGCTCATCGAGGTCACCGAGGACCGCAGCCGCGGCGCCGCCTCGGGCGACGAGGTGTTGTTCGGCGGGGGCAAGGTCATCCGCGAGTCCATGGGGCAGTCCGCGGTCACCTCCGCCCAGGGCGCCCCCGACCTGGTGATCACCGGCGCCGTCGTGCTGGACCACTGGGGCGTCGTCAAGGCGGACGTCGGGATCACGGACGGCCCGTCGGCATCGGCAAGGCCGGCAAGCCGGACACGATGGACGGCATCGACCCCGCGCTGGTCATCGGCCCGTCCACCGAGGTGAACTGGTCGGGGCGGCCTTCGCGGCGGCTTCGGCGGTCCGGGCGGCTGACGCCGGAGCCGCTCAAGCGTCAACCAGCGCCGCTTGCGCCACTCGAGCGGCGACCTGGGCCGAGCTGGACGGGGAGCTCGACGCGCGCACGCCGTCGGTCGCGCAGCGGAACGCGTCGCGGGCACTGGGGCGGGGCACGCTGCGCCCCCCTCGGGCGGTCGGCCGCTCATCTCGCCGGGCGGCGGGTGCTCGGTACCGAGGTGCTGATCTGGGGCGACGACCCCGGGTCCGGCGTCGCGGGGGACTGGTGGTCGCTCACCCCACTCGCCCGACGCGGCTCGCTCGCCACGGCCGTCGGGCCGGATGCCGTGGTCGCGCAGCGCGGGCTCGCCGAAGCCGTCGCGGCGCATCCCGGCTGGACGAACGCGGTGCTCGCGCCCGCACCCGTCCTCCGCTAGAGGCTTCTAGCCCCGTATCGCGGAGACCCTAGAAAGCCTGAGACGAGGAGATCCGATGCTCGATCTGGTGCTCCGCGGCCGCCGGGTGATCACCGGCTTCGGCGAGGTGGACCGCTGTGTCGGCGTGCGGGACGGCCTGATCGTCGCGATCGAGCCCTACGACTCGCCGATCGCCGAGGACACCCGCGAGCTGGTCGACCTGCCCGACGACGAGGTGCTGCTCCCCGGCCTCGTCGGCACCCACGTGCACGTCAACGAGCCGGGCCGCACTGAGTGGGAAGGGTTCGCGTCGGCGACGAAGGCGGCCGCGCTCGGCGGGATCACCACCCTCGTCGACATGCCGCTCAACTCGATCCCGCCGACGATCGACGTCACGGCCCCGGAGGTGAAGCGCAAGTCCGCCGAGCACGAGGCGTTCGTCGACGTCGGGTTCTGGGGCGGAGCGGTGCCGGGCAACGAGCACGAGCTGCGCGGCCTGCACGACGCCGGCGTCTGAGGCGGAGAACCGGGAGCGGCTCTGGGGCGGCCTGACCGACGGCATCATCGACATCGTCGTCTCGGACCACTCGCCCTGCACCGCCGAGCTCAAGCAGCGCGAGACCGAGGACTTCGGCACGGCCTGGGGCGGCATCGCGACGCTGCAGATCGGGCTGCCGGCGGTGTGGTCCGGGGCGCGCGTGCGAGGGCACTCGCTCGCCCAGGTCGTCGGATGGATGGCGGAGCGGCCCGCGAAGCTGGCGGGGCTGACGCACAAGGGGTCGATCGCCCTCGGCGGGGACGCGGACCTCTGCGTGTTCGCGCCGGACGCGGCGTTCGTCGTCGACGTCCACCGGCTCGCGCACCGCAACCCGGTCAGCCCGTACGACGGCCGCGCCCTCTCCGGGGTGGTTCGACGGACGTGGCTGCGCGGGGCCAGGATTGACGTGTCCGACCCACCCGCCGGACGACTGCTGCGACGAGGAGCCCGATGACCCGGCCGAGCACCCGACCCGCCCCTCGTACCGAGTCCACCCGCCTCGACGGGCCGGACATGGACGCGGACTTCGTGCAGCTCCCGGACCTGGCCGCCCGCCGGCTGGGCGGGGCCGTGATCGCCGCGAACGACGACTTCTTCGCGGACCGGGCGGCGCTCGTCATGCCCGGGCCGGTGCAGCCGCGAACCGAGTTCGGCTACCGCGGGAAGGTCTACGACGGCTGGGAGACCCGGCGGCGACGCGAGCCCGGTTCGGACCACGCGATCGTCCGCCTCGGCATCCCGGGGATCGTGCACGGCGTCGTCGTGGACACGGCGTACTTCCGCGGCAACTACCCGCCGGAGATCTCGGTGGAGGGCACCGCGCTGGAGGACTACCCCGGTCCCGCCGAGCTGGCGGCGGCCGAGTGGGAGACCCTCGTCGAGCGGTCACCGGCCAAGGGCGGCCGGCCCAACGTCTACGACGTCCACAGCCCCCACCGGTGGACGCACGCGCGGCTGACGATCTACCCGGACGGCGGGGTCGCGCGGTTCCGGGTGCACGGCGAGGCGGTCGTGGACCCGCGGCTGCTGCACGGCACCGTCGACCTCGCGGCGCAGGACCGCGGCGGGCTCGTGGTGTCCTGCTCGGACATGTTCTACTCCTCGCCGGCGAACCTGCTGCTCCCCGGACCCGCCCGCACGATGGGCGAGGGCTGGGAGACCGCGCGGCGCCGCGACGACGGCAACGACTGGGTGATCGTCAAGCTGTCGGGGCCGAGCCGGCTCCGGGACATCGAGTTCGACACCAGCCACTTCGTGGGCAACGCGCCGGGGGAGGTGCAGATCAGCGGCACCCGGGTGGACTCGCCGAACCCGGATCCGGATGCGCTCGCGTCCCGGGTCTGGACGCCGCTCGTGCCGCGGCGGACCGTCCGCCCGGACACGCCGCACCGCTTCGGGATCGGTCCCGGCGCTCCGACCGTCACCCACCTGAAGATCGACATCTATCCGGACGGCGGGTTCGCCCGGCTCCGGGCGAACGGCGAGCTCAGCGACGGCGGCGTCGAGACCGCGGCCCACCGCTGGCTGGACGCCCTGCCCCCGATGCACCTACGGGACGCCCTCACGGGTGCGGGCCTGGACCGGGCACTGGTCGCCGGTGCCCTGCGCGCCGCGGACCGCCGGGGCTGGCCCCAGGAGCTCCTCGACGCCTTCGCCCCCCGCCGCCCCTGACCCTGTGAGTGCACGGCCGCCCCGAGTACACCGGCGACACCCTGCGGGAGGGCTTGTTCGGGCTTGGCCACGCCCGGCTCGCGGCCGGCCACCCCGGGCGCGCCTCCGGGTCGACCCCGGAGCCCTCGGGGAGGCGCCTCCGGCGCTCGTG is a window of Pseudonocardia sp. T1-2H DNA encoding:
- the alc gene encoding allantoicase gives rise to the protein MTRPSTRPAPRTESTRLDGPDMDADFVQLPDLAARRLGGAVIAANDDFFADRAALVMPGPVQPRTEFGYRGKVYDGWETRRRREPGSDHAIVRLGIPGIVHGVVVDTAYFRGNYPPEISVEGTALEDYPGPAELAAAEWETLVERSPAKGGRPNVYDVHSPHRWTHARLTIYPDGGVARFRVHGEAVVDPRLLHGTVDLAAQDRGGLVVSCSDMFYSSPANLLLPGPARTMGEGWETARRRDDGNDWVIVKLSGPSRLRDIEFDTSHFVGNAPGEVQISGTRVDSPNPDPDALASRVWTPLVPRRTVRPDTPHRFGIGPGAPTVTHLKIDIYPDGGFARLRANGELSDGGVETAAHRWLDALPPMHLRDALTGAGLDRALVAGALRAADRRGWPQELLDAFAPRRP
- a CDS encoding urease subunit gamma, whose product is MHLSPQGRDKLLVHVAADVARARKARGLRLNHPEAVALITDHVLEGAWDGRTVVELMSSGREVLGRADVMDGIPQMLDSVQVEATFPDGTKLVTVHSPIV
- a CDS encoding urease subunit beta; this encodes MAGGGGTPDGWAPGQIIPGGEPVELNPGRERTTLVVSNKADRPVQVGSHFHFAAVNPGLAFDREAAWGTHLDIPAGTSVRFEPGVEKEVTLVPLAGARVVPGLRVEYSGELDERGPEPTERTYGS
- a CDS encoding adenylosuccinate synthase yields the protein MPAIVLIGAQWGDEGKGKATDILGGQVQWVVRYQGGNNAGHTVVLPDGQDFALHLIPSGILTPGAKNVIGNGVVVDPGVLLEELAGLEARDVDTSGLLISADAHLIMPYHIAIDKVTERFLGKAKIGTTGRGIGPAYQDKVARVGVRVADVLDEKILHQKVEAALAFKNQVLVKVYNRRALDVDEVVDTVLTQAQGFTHRIADTRLLLNKALEAGETILLEGSQGTLLDVDHGTYPFVTSSNPTAGGAAVGSGIGPNRIERVIGILKAYTTRVGSGPFPTELLDAMGEHLRKAGGEVGVTTGRPRRCGWFDAVVGRYAARVNGITDFFLTKLDVLSGLDNVPICVAYEVDGKRVEDMPMTQTDVHHAVPVYEEMPGWFEDLSAFRTFEELPANAQAYVHRIEELTGAPVSAIGVGPGRDQTITRDV